Below is a window of Planctomycetes bacterium MalM25 DNA.
CAAGCGAGTGAGTTGGCGAAGGCGTGCCGCGATCCGATCGCGTCGAGCGAGGCGCTCGCCCCGCCCCGGCTCAGGTCGCGGACGGCGGCGGCGACATCCGGCGTGTCGCGGGCGTTGAGCGTTTGCTCGGCGCCGAGCTCCTTCGCTAACGCTAGGGGTTCGTCGCGGATGTCGATCGCAATCACTCGCATCCCGAGTGCCCGGGCGACCATCACCGCCGACAGGCCGACCCCGCCGCAGCCGTGCACCGCGATCCACTCGCCCGGGTCGGTCGCCGCCTGGACGGCAACGGCGCGGTAGGCGGTCGCCAAACGGCAGCCGAGGCTCGCGGCGGTGACGCTGGTCATGCCGTCGGGGATCGCGACGAGGTTCTGATCCGCGTACGGCAACGCGACCAGCTCGGCGTACGATCCCCAGCCGTGGAAGCCGGGTTGGAACTGGTCGGGACAGACCTGCTGATCGCCGTGGTCGCAGGTGTCGCAGCGCCCGCACCCGAGCACGAAGGGCGTGGTCACCCGGTCGCCGACGCGCCAGCGGGTGACGCCCGAGCCGACCGCGACGATCTGTCCCGCTAGCTCGTGGCCCGGCACATGGGGAAGCTGGGTGATGTCCGCGTCGTGCCCCTGCCAGCCGTGCCAGTCGCTGCGGCAGAGGCCGGTCGCCTCGACCCGGACGACCACACCGCCGTCGGGCGGGGAGGGGTCGGCCACGCTGGCCAACTCGGGCCGTTCGCCAAAGGCGTGGTAGAGGACCGCTTGCATGGTCGTTGGCCGGAAGGAGATCGCCTAAGATGGATGCGATCGAGGCGGTGGTTGTGGGAGGCGTCTCCGACGCCGATAACGTACCGCGAGCCAGATGCGGCTGACAACGCGTCCTCGGCGTCGGAGACGCCTCCCACCGATCAATCGACACCCCGAGCCGAGCCCGCCCGATGAAAGGCCTCCGCAACTTCCTCGCCGACACCTGGTGGGTCTTCACGCTCGCGTTGGTGGCGTCGGTCCTGGCGGGCTACTTCACGGGCGTCTGGCTTTACTACGTCTTCCCGCCGATGCTCATCCCGGTGGTGCTGTACATGGCGTCCGTCCGCTACGACGCGGACGGCAACCTGCGCGAAGACCAGCGGATGCGGTGACGTGTCACTTCCGCCCGATGAACGCCGCGAGGATCGCGCCGAGCACCAGGCCGACGGCGATCAGGGCGAGGAACGGC
It encodes the following:
- the adh gene encoding Alcohol dehydrogenase, which codes for MQAVLYHAFGERPELASVADPSPPDGGVVVRVEATGLCRSDWHGWQGHDADITQLPHVPGHELAGQIVAVGSGVTRWRVGDRVTTPFVLGCGRCDTCDHGDQQVCPDQFQPGFHGWGSYAELVALPYADQNLVAIPDGMTSVTAASLGCRLATAYRAVAVQAATDPGEWIAVHGCGGVGLSAVMVARALGMRVIAIDIRDEPLALAKELGAEQTLNARDTPDVAAAVRDLSRGGASASLDAIGSRHAFANSLACLARRGRHVQVGLLAGDDADPRVAMGPVIAHELEIVGSHGLQAHAYPELFGLITAGKIDPTRLLDRTIPLSEAPAALAALGDYEGAGVTVIEPPKA